From Sus scrofa isolate TJ Tabasco breed Duroc chromosome 18, Sscrofa11.1, whole genome shotgun sequence, a single genomic window includes:
- the BLVRA gene encoding biliverdin reductase A: MDAEPQRRFGVVVVGVGRAGSVRIRDLRSPNASSEFLNLIGFVSRRELGSIEEVKQISLEDALSSQEVEVAFICSESSSHEDYIRQFLNAGKHVLVEYPMTLSWAAAKDLWELAERKGKVLHEEHVELLMEEFAFLKKEVVGKDLLKGSLLFTAGPLEEGRFGFPAFSGISRLTWLVSLFGELSLVSATLEERKEDQYMKMTVCLETENKSPLTWIEEKAPGLKRNRHLSFHFKSGSLENMPNVGINKNIFLKDQKIFVQKLLGQVSEKELAAEKKRILHCLWLAGEIQKHCCSKK; encoded by the exons ATGGATGCAGAG CCCCAGAGGAGGTTTGGCGTGGTGGTGGTGGGCGTGGGCCGAGCCGGCTCCGTGCGGATCCGGGACCTGCGGAGTCCCAACGCTTCCTCCGAGTTCCTGAACCTGATTGGCTTCGTGTCCAG ACGAGAGCTGGGGAGCATTGAGGAGGTGAAGCAGATTTCTTTGGAAGATGCTCTTTCCAGTCAAGAGGTCGAGGTTGCTTTTATCTGCAGTGAGAGCTCCAGCCACGAGGACTACATCAG GCAGTTCCTTAACGCTGGGAAGCATGTCCTTGTGGAATACCCCATGACACTGTCTTGGGCAGCAGCGAAGGACCTGTGGGAGCTGGCGGAGCGGAAAG GGAAAGTCCTGCATGAGGAGCACGTTGAACTCTTGATGGAGGAGTTTGCGTTCCTGAAAAAAGAAGTGGTGGGGAAGGACCTGCTGAAAGGGTCTCTCCTCTTCACAG CTGGCCCTTTGGAAGAGGGGCGGTTTGGCTTCCCCGCCTTCAGCGGCATCTCTCGCCTGACCTGGCTGGTCTCCCTCTTTGGGGAGCTGTCCCTTGTGTCTGCGACTCTGGAAGAGCGGAAGGAGGATCAGTACATGAAGATGACGGTGTGTCTGGAGACAGAGAACAAAAG CCCGCTGACCTGGATTGAGGAGAAGGCACCTGGCCTCAAGCGAAACAGACATTTAAGCTTCCATTTCAAGTCTGGGTCCCTGGAGAATATGCCAAATGTAGGCATCAATAAGAATATTTTCCTGAAGGATCAAAAGATATTTGTCCAGAAACTCTTGGGCCAAGTCTCTGAAAAGGAGCTGGCCGCCGAGAAGAAACGTATCTTGCACTGCCTGTGGCTGGCGGGAGAGATCCAGAAGCACTGCTGCTCGAAGAAGTAA